A part of Geothrix oryzae genomic DNA contains:
- a CDS encoding UDP-N-acetylmuramoyl-L-alanyl-D-glutamate--2,6-diaminopimelate ligase has translation MKLDALIDGIALRRSGPEVEVVDLTSDSREVLAGWAFVALQGEQVDGAAFVPQALAQGASAVFSASGVNTPETTANCTFLGDPRLQMADLARRLHGLPDEQLALIGVTGTNGKTTTTTLIRQLLRGAGVGCGLVGTVLNAAGDREEEAVRTTPESPAFYRWLHRSVEAGDRASAVEVSSHALCLGRVHGAHFKVGVFTNLTQDHLDYHGTLEAYFEAKYRLVAQSGRFLVNADDAWGRGLLEREGHVSYAVDRPACYRAHGLELGPTGTRFTLHSAKGSWEVHSPLLGRFNVYNLLAALAACAEAGFDLDGLVPAVPKVTGAPGRLERVDCGQPFGVMVDYAHTPDALEKLLSEGRRLLPPGGRLHVLFGCGGDRDRAKRPLMAAAVAAGADVLWHTSDNPRSEEPERILDDAAPGIPEAIRADGARYHRHADRRESVRRALADCRPGDLLLLAGKGHEPYQEICGVKYPYSDRSAVEAALGGPK, from the coding sequence ATGAAGCTGGATGCGCTCATCGATGGAATCGCCCTGCGGCGCTCCGGCCCGGAGGTCGAGGTGGTGGACCTCACCAGCGACAGCCGGGAGGTACTTGCCGGCTGGGCATTCGTGGCCCTGCAGGGCGAGCAGGTCGACGGCGCGGCATTCGTGCCCCAGGCCCTCGCGCAAGGCGCCAGCGCCGTCTTTTCTGCTTCGGGCGTGAATACGCCAGAAACCACGGCCAACTGCACCTTCCTGGGGGATCCCCGCCTTCAAATGGCCGACCTGGCCCGCCGCCTGCACGGCCTGCCGGATGAGCAGCTGGCCCTCATCGGCGTCACCGGCACCAACGGCAAGACCACCACCACCACTTTGATCCGCCAGCTTCTGCGTGGCGCGGGGGTCGGCTGCGGGCTCGTGGGGACCGTCCTGAATGCCGCGGGAGACCGGGAGGAGGAGGCTGTCCGCACCACGCCGGAAAGCCCCGCCTTCTACCGCTGGCTGCACCGCAGCGTGGAGGCCGGCGACCGGGCCTCGGCAGTCGAAGTGAGCAGCCACGCCCTCTGCCTGGGCCGGGTCCACGGCGCGCACTTCAAGGTAGGCGTCTTCACGAACCTGACGCAGGATCACCTGGACTACCACGGCACCCTGGAGGCCTATTTCGAGGCGAAGTATCGCCTCGTGGCGCAGAGCGGGCGCTTTCTCGTGAACGCCGACGACGCCTGGGGCCGCGGCCTGCTGGAGCGGGAGGGCCATGTGAGCTACGCCGTGGACCGCCCCGCCTGCTACCGGGCCCATGGTCTGGAGCTGGGCCCCACGGGGACCCGCTTCACCCTCCATTCGGCCAAGGGAAGCTGGGAAGTCCACAGCCCCCTGCTGGGCCGCTTCAATGTCTACAACCTGCTGGCGGCCCTGGCCGCCTGCGCCGAGGCCGGCTTCGACCTGGATGGGCTGGTGCCGGCCGTGCCCAAGGTGACCGGTGCCCCGGGCCGCCTGGAGCGGGTGGACTGCGGCCAGCCCTTTGGCGTGATGGTGGATTACGCCCACACGCCGGACGCCCTGGAGAAGCTGCTCTCCGAGGGCCGGCGCCTGCTGCCGCCCGGGGGCCGCCTGCATGTGCTCTTCGGCTGCGGTGGCGACCGTGATCGGGCCAAGCGCCCCCTCATGGCGGCGGCCGTGGCGGCCGGTGCCGATGTGCTCTGGCACACCAGCGACAACCCCCGCAGCGAGGAGCCGGAGCGCATCCTGGACGATGCCGCCCCCGGGATTCCCGAAGCCATCCGCGCCGATGGCGCCCGGTACCACCGCCACGCCGATCGCCGCGAATCCGTGCGCCGGGCCCTGGCGGACTGTCGGCCCGGCGACCTGCTGCTGCTGGCGGGGAAGGGCCACGAACCCTACCAGGAGATCTGCGGCGTGAAATACCCCTACAGCGACCGCAGCGCCGTGGAAGCCGCGCTCGGGGGGCCGAAGTGA
- a CDS encoding penicillin-binding transpeptidase domain-containing protein, with product MSLRFATEPRASRRLLGRQDPQDLLGRRMPWIMGGMAFWALCILLRLFWLQGVEHKRYHAKAEQQHTTVVPIPPIRGELRDRRGEPLAISIKVESLFADPRVFYPDYKPAKGEERHWGEPDRRAASEVAAKLAPILEQTRGQVLEKLLRKKTFVYLERHLPPIKTAAVRALNLDGIEFQPESRRFYPRGSLAAQIIGFTNIDGLGQLGIEQTYDKQLAGLKGELIAPRDAHGKLLILQENYSQVPVNGASLQLSLDASIQHIVEDALEEGVRLSRPRTAYAVVVDPQTGEILAMAGTPTFDPNHILPKKFLNRGEAELSAGEREELRRELERQKAARKVHPVEDVYEPGSTMKIFTAAIALEERKVHLGERIDCLAGRWLYSPKVPPITDTHRHGVLTFEEVLWQSSNIGAAKMGIRLDPAVHYQYLRKFGFGDATGLNFPGESPGRMIAPDRWSVPTQYTFSYGYGLSTTPLQILMAGCALANGGKLMQPILVQRIYNDKGLLLKEFKPTVRGQVLSEETANLMKETLKGVLTQGTGKRARLDNGVEAFGKTGTSRKLIDGKYDPKRHFASFMGFFPADKPQYGVLVMLDDPAGDTTGGDVAAPLFKRIGDGILRFRQTTPDLDREADLKLSLRDWPVSETDEAAVHVERGRVPDLKGLSLKAAIHRVVLVGGTPRVESSAGTTAMRVLSQSPEPGAPLEPGTVVKIKAGMP from the coding sequence GTGTCCCTCCGCTTCGCCACTGAACCCCGTGCCTCCCGGCGCCTGCTGGGCCGGCAGGATCCCCAGGATCTGCTGGGCCGGCGCATGCCCTGGATCATGGGGGGCATGGCCTTCTGGGCCCTCTGCATCCTCCTCCGGCTCTTCTGGCTGCAGGGGGTGGAGCACAAGCGCTACCACGCCAAGGCCGAGCAGCAGCACACCACGGTGGTGCCCATTCCGCCCATCCGCGGGGAGCTGCGGGACCGCCGGGGGGAGCCGCTGGCCATCTCCATCAAAGTCGAGAGCCTCTTCGCCGATCCCCGCGTGTTCTACCCGGACTACAAGCCGGCGAAGGGGGAGGAGCGGCACTGGGGCGAGCCTGACCGCCGGGCCGCGTCGGAGGTGGCGGCCAAGCTGGCCCCCATCCTGGAGCAGACCCGGGGGCAGGTACTGGAGAAGCTCCTGCGCAAGAAGACCTTCGTCTACCTCGAGCGGCACCTGCCGCCCATCAAGACCGCCGCCGTGCGGGCCCTGAACCTCGACGGAATCGAGTTCCAGCCCGAGAGCCGCCGCTTCTATCCGCGCGGCAGCCTGGCGGCGCAGATCATCGGCTTTACGAACATCGACGGTCTGGGCCAGCTGGGCATCGAGCAGACCTACGACAAGCAGCTGGCGGGCCTGAAGGGCGAGCTCATCGCCCCCCGCGACGCCCACGGCAAGCTGCTCATCCTCCAGGAAAACTACAGCCAGGTGCCCGTGAACGGGGCCTCGCTCCAGCTCAGCCTCGACGCCTCCATCCAGCACATCGTGGAGGACGCGCTGGAGGAAGGGGTTCGCCTCTCCCGTCCCCGCACGGCCTACGCCGTGGTGGTGGACCCCCAGACCGGTGAGATCCTGGCCATGGCCGGCACGCCCACTTTCGACCCGAATCACATCCTGCCGAAGAAATTCCTCAACCGTGGCGAGGCCGAGCTATCGGCCGGCGAGCGCGAAGAGCTGCGCCGGGAGCTGGAGCGCCAGAAGGCGGCCCGCAAGGTGCATCCCGTGGAGGATGTCTACGAGCCTGGCTCCACCATGAAGATCTTCACCGCCGCCATCGCCCTGGAGGAGCGCAAGGTCCACCTGGGGGAACGCATCGATTGCCTGGCCGGCCGCTGGCTGTACAGCCCGAAGGTCCCGCCCATCACGGATACGCACCGCCACGGCGTGCTCACCTTCGAGGAAGTCCTCTGGCAGAGCTCCAACATTGGCGCCGCTAAGATGGGCATCCGGCTGGATCCCGCGGTGCACTACCAGTACCTCCGCAAATTCGGCTTCGGGGATGCGACCGGTCTGAACTTCCCCGGCGAGAGCCCGGGCCGCATGATCGCCCCCGACCGCTGGAGCGTGCCCACCCAGTACACCTTCTCCTACGGCTACGGCCTCAGCACCACCCCGTTGCAGATCCTCATGGCCGGCTGCGCCCTGGCCAACGGCGGCAAGCTCATGCAGCCGATCCTGGTGCAGCGCATCTACAACGACAAGGGCCTCCTGCTGAAGGAGTTCAAGCCCACCGTGCGCGGGCAGGTGCTGAGCGAGGAGACCGCGAACCTGATGAAGGAGACGCTCAAGGGCGTCCTCACCCAGGGCACGGGCAAGCGGGCCCGGCTCGACAACGGCGTGGAGGCCTTCGGCAAGACCGGCACCAGCCGCAAGCTCATCGACGGGAAGTACGATCCCAAGCGCCACTTCGCCTCCTTCATGGGCTTCTTCCCGGCGGACAAGCCTCAGTACGGCGTGCTGGTCATGCTCGACGATCCCGCGGGCGACACCACCGGCGGCGATGTGGCCGCGCCCCTCTTCAAGCGGATCGGCGACGGCATCCTCCGCTTCCGGCAGACCACCCCCGACCTGGACCGCGAAGCGGACCTGAAGCTGTCCCTGCGCGACTGGCCCGTGAGCGAGACGGACGAGGCCGCCGTCCATGTGGAGCGGGGCCGCGTGCCCGACCTCAAGGGGCTGAGCCTCAAGGCCGCCATCCATCGCGTGGTGCTGGTGGGCGGCACCCCCCGCGTGGAGTCGTCGGCGGGAACCACCGCGATGCGGGTGCTGAGCCAGAGTCCCGAGCCCGGCGCCCCGCTGGAGCCCGGGACGGTGGTGAAGATCAAGGCGGGGATGCCATGA
- the mraY gene encoding phospho-N-acetylmuramoyl-pentapeptide-transferase gives MLPWLLYPFRDLVPGFSVFRYVTFRTAMAAATAMVLSLLLGPWVIRTLTALKMGQHIRDVGPEHHQKKAGTPTMGGILILLVITVSTLLWCDLKNGAIWVALMALLGFGTVGAFDDAQKLLKKQNLGLSSWQKMALLTGISLVVAWLILHFGLRGSTTSQLSVPFFKNFRPDVGVFLIPWIWLVMVGTSNAVNLTDGLDGLATGGTLIVSLTYAILAYVVGHVKIAAYLVVPHVPGGAELSVFMGAMAGACLGFLWYNAHPAEVFMGDTGSLGLGGALGTVAVIIKQEVLLVIAGGLFVVEAVSVILQVGSFKLRGGKRIFRMAPFHHHLELGGLQETKVVIRMWITAIVCSILALSSLKLR, from the coding sequence ATGCTTCCCTGGCTGCTCTACCCCTTCCGCGACCTGGTCCCGGGCTTTTCCGTCTTCCGCTATGTGACCTTCCGCACGGCCATGGCCGCGGCCACGGCCATGGTGTTGAGCCTGCTGCTGGGTCCCTGGGTCATCCGCACCCTGACGGCCCTGAAGATGGGCCAGCACATCCGCGATGTCGGACCCGAGCACCACCAGAAGAAGGCGGGTACGCCCACCATGGGCGGCATCCTCATCCTGCTGGTGATCACCGTATCCACGCTGCTCTGGTGCGACCTCAAGAACGGCGCCATCTGGGTGGCCCTCATGGCCTTGCTGGGCTTCGGCACCGTGGGCGCCTTCGACGACGCCCAGAAGCTGCTCAAGAAGCAGAACCTGGGCCTCAGCAGCTGGCAGAAGATGGCCCTGCTCACCGGCATCTCGCTGGTGGTGGCGTGGCTCATCCTGCATTTCGGCCTGCGGGGATCGACCACCAGCCAGCTGTCCGTGCCCTTCTTCAAGAATTTCCGGCCGGATGTGGGCGTCTTCCTGATCCCCTGGATCTGGCTGGTGATGGTGGGCACGAGCAACGCCGTGAACCTCACGGACGGCCTGGACGGCCTGGCCACGGGCGGCACGCTCATCGTGTCGCTCACCTACGCGATCCTGGCCTATGTGGTGGGCCATGTGAAGATCGCCGCCTACCTGGTGGTGCCCCATGTGCCCGGCGGCGCCGAACTGTCCGTGTTCATGGGGGCCATGGCGGGGGCCTGCCTGGGCTTCCTCTGGTACAACGCCCATCCCGCGGAAGTCTTCATGGGCGACACGGGTTCGCTGGGCCTGGGCGGCGCGCTGGGCACCGTGGCCGTCATCATCAAGCAGGAGGTGCTGCTGGTGATCGCCGGCGGCCTTTTCGTGGTGGAGGCGGTGAGCGTCATCCTGCAGGTGGGCAGCTTCAAGCTGCGGGGCGGGAAGCGCATCTTCCGCATGGCGCCCTTCCACCATCACCTCGAGCTGGGCGGGCTGCAGGAAACGAAAGTGGTGATCCGGATGTGGATCACCGCCATCGTCTGCTCGATCCTGGCCCTCAGCTCTCTGAAGCTGCGATAG
- a CDS encoding EAL domain-containing protein, translated as MQKGILEHLLSGEGAIVPHVQPMYRLRDNRMMAQEYLARHLDAAGVTHPVGPILQDPGLAPADRLALDLRFLDATFAALARHSEGDFLHFVNLEPVSLEAPGFWDCLPRWLEALPFPVERVVMEFTESQGVHDLAALQRYAQKLRDAGLRLAVDDLGAGVASLTHMARLAPDFIKADRSLVEQVHRRPYQAALLNALSHFAQRMCIGFIAEGIETLEELESVMDADVPWGQGFILGQPWPTRPRPIAGPIAASES; from the coding sequence ATGCAGAAGGGCATCCTGGAACATCTGCTGAGCGGCGAGGGCGCCATCGTGCCCCATGTCCAGCCCATGTACCGGCTGCGGGACAACCGCATGATGGCCCAGGAGTACCTGGCCCGGCACCTGGATGCGGCGGGCGTGACCCACCCCGTGGGCCCGATCCTCCAGGATCCGGGCCTGGCGCCGGCGGACCGTCTGGCCCTGGACCTGCGCTTCCTCGATGCCACCTTCGCCGCCCTCGCCCGCCACAGCGAAGGCGACTTCCTGCATTTCGTGAACCTCGAGCCGGTGAGCCTGGAAGCCCCGGGGTTCTGGGACTGCCTCCCGCGCTGGCTGGAGGCCCTGCCCTTCCCCGTGGAGCGCGTGGTGATGGAGTTCACCGAATCCCAGGGCGTGCATGATCTGGCGGCGCTCCAGCGCTATGCCCAGAAGCTGCGCGATGCCGGCCTGCGCCTGGCGGTGGACGACCTCGGGGCCGGCGTCGCCAGCCTCACCCACATGGCCCGCCTGGCCCCGGATTTCATTAAGGCCGACCGCAGCCTCGTGGAGCAGGTCCACCGCCGCCCCTACCAGGCCGCGCTGCTCAACGCCCTCTCCCACTTCGCCCAGCGCATGTGCATCGGCTTCATCGCCGAGGGCATTGAGACGCTCGAAGAACTCGAATCCGTCATGGATGCCGATGTGCCCTGGGGACAGGGCTTCATCCTGGGCCAGCCCTGGCCGACCCGGCCCAGGCCGATCGCTGGGCCTATCGCAGCTTCAGAGAGCTGA
- the murD gene encoding UDP-N-acetylmuramoyl-L-alanine--D-glutamate ligase, producing MRTVVMGAGRSGLAAARFLAAAGRPVVVTDSRSGPSPDLELALAKAGVPGVWGSHPEALLEGCGELVISPGIPRSAPFVAEALARGIPVIGEVELAHRVLRARNDGSLVLAVTGTNGKSTTTDLVAHLLRTAGSPSVACGNLGTPVIEAVAAGVPGTAYVVELSSYQLESLAGFHAEGAAFLNLTPDHLARHGTLEAYRQAKLRIFERQGAGDLRVVPAAHPEWWEDAPGMGRAARFGWTPCEAWCDGEGRLNLHGAGLLHRDELRLPGAHNVENALAAALLARHGGASLEAIREGLRSYPGLAHRIAFCGEKGGVRAYNDSKGTNVDATLTAIKALPGPLVLLLGGTDKGASYGPLRTALEGKLRRLVFLGEAIPQLTRDLGDLPHEVVPAFDDAVHAALTLARPGDQVLLSPACASFDQFDNFEQRGERFEALIRAWLQ from the coding sequence ATGAGGACCGTGGTCATGGGGGCAGGACGCTCGGGCCTGGCGGCGGCCCGTTTCCTGGCGGCGGCCGGGCGGCCGGTGGTGGTCACGGACAGCCGTTCCGGGCCCAGCCCCGATCTGGAACTCGCCCTGGCGAAGGCGGGCGTTCCCGGCGTCTGGGGGAGCCATCCCGAAGCCCTGCTGGAGGGTTGCGGCGAGCTCGTCATCAGCCCCGGCATTCCCCGCAGCGCGCCCTTCGTGGCCGAGGCCCTGGCCCGGGGCATCCCCGTGATCGGGGAGGTGGAACTGGCCCATCGCGTCCTCCGCGCCCGGAATGACGGGAGCCTCGTGCTGGCCGTGACGGGCACCAACGGCAAGAGCACCACCACGGATCTGGTGGCGCACCTGCTGAGGACCGCGGGGTCGCCCTCGGTGGCCTGCGGCAATCTGGGCACCCCCGTGATCGAAGCCGTCGCGGCCGGCGTTCCCGGCACGGCCTATGTGGTGGAGCTGAGCAGCTACCAGCTCGAGTCCCTGGCGGGGTTCCATGCGGAGGGCGCCGCCTTCCTCAACCTCACGCCCGACCACCTCGCCCGCCACGGCACCCTCGAGGCCTACCGCCAGGCCAAGCTGCGGATCTTCGAGCGGCAGGGCGCCGGGGATCTCCGCGTGGTGCCCGCCGCCCACCCCGAGTGGTGGGAGGACGCCCCGGGGATGGGACGCGCGGCCCGGTTCGGCTGGACGCCCTGCGAAGCCTGGTGCGATGGGGAAGGCCGCCTGAACCTTCACGGAGCGGGGCTCCTCCACCGCGACGAGCTGCGCCTTCCGGGCGCTCACAATGTGGAGAACGCCCTGGCCGCGGCGCTGCTGGCCCGGCACGGCGGCGCCAGCCTGGAGGCCATCCGCGAGGGCCTGCGGAGCTACCCCGGCCTGGCCCACCGCATCGCCTTCTGCGGCGAGAAGGGCGGCGTCCGCGCCTACAACGACTCCAAGGGCACCAATGTGGACGCCACGCTCACCGCCATCAAGGCGCTCCCGGGCCCCCTCGTGCTGCTGCTGGGCGGCACGGACAAGGGCGCCAGCTACGGGCCCCTCCGCACGGCGCTCGAGGGCAAGCTGCGGCGTCTCGTCTTCCTCGGCGAGGCCATCCCCCAGCTCACCCGCGATCTCGGCGATCTGCCCCACGAGGTGGTGCCGGCCTTCGACGACGCCGTCCATGCGGCCCTGACCCTGGCCCGGCCCGGCGACCAGGTGCTCCTCAGCCCGGCCTGCGCCAGCTTCGACCAGTTCGACAACTTCGAGCAGCGCGGTGAGCGGTTTGAGGCGCTGATCCGCGCGTGGCTCCAGTAG
- a CDS encoding L-threonylcarbamoyladenylate synthase: MTRLLQVTGPDDPAIREAAMILASGRLVAFPTETVYGLGADGLNPEAVARIYAAKGRPATNPVILHVADADAARALVSRWPAEAQVLVERFWPGPLTLVLPASEAVPAIVRAGGPSVALRCPAHPVALALIRAAGRPLAAPSANRSQHLSPTRAEHVASSLGEAVDLILDGGPTEAGLESTILDLSGETPRILRPGPIQPAELAALIGPVDLWEGAVKAGTRQAAPGMAERHYAPRARLELVAPGSGLAAASGRVAYVALGALPHLPGGVRGILLPLDAEAVGTRLYALLHELDDAGFDCILMERPPETEAWLAVRDRLRRASAKERP, encoded by the coding sequence GTGACGCGGCTGCTCCAGGTCACGGGTCCGGACGATCCCGCGATCCGCGAGGCGGCCATGATCCTCGCCTCCGGCAGGCTCGTGGCCTTCCCCACGGAGACCGTCTATGGCCTGGGTGCGGACGGGCTCAATCCCGAGGCCGTGGCGCGCATCTACGCCGCGAAGGGCCGCCCCGCCACGAATCCCGTCATCCTGCATGTGGCCGATGCCGACGCGGCCCGGGCGCTGGTGTCCCGGTGGCCCGCCGAAGCCCAGGTCCTGGTCGAGCGGTTCTGGCCGGGTCCGCTGACCCTGGTGCTGCCGGCCTCGGAGGCTGTGCCCGCCATCGTGCGTGCGGGAGGTCCTTCGGTGGCGCTGCGCTGCCCGGCCCACCCGGTGGCGCTGGCCCTGATCCGAGCCGCGGGCCGGCCGCTGGCGGCGCCCAGCGCCAACCGCAGCCAGCACCTCTCGCCCACCCGCGCCGAGCATGTGGCTTCCAGCCTGGGTGAGGCGGTGGACCTCATCCTCGATGGCGGCCCGACGGAGGCCGGTCTCGAGTCCACCATCCTCGACCTCAGCGGCGAGACCCCCCGCATCCTGCGACCCGGGCCCATCCAACCCGCCGAACTGGCCGCCCTCATCGGCCCCGTGGACCTGTGGGAGGGCGCCGTGAAGGCCGGGACCCGCCAAGCCGCGCCCGGCATGGCCGAACGCCATTACGCGCCCCGGGCCCGGCTGGAGCTGGTGGCGCCAGGATCGGGCCTGGCGGCCGCTTCCGGGCGCGTGGCCTATGTGGCCCTGGGCGCCCTGCCGCACCTGCCTGGCGGGGTTCGCGGCATCCTCCTTCCGTTGGATGCGGAGGCCGTGGGGACGCGGCTGTACGCCCTCCTGCACGAGCTGGATGATGCGGGATTCGACTGCATCCTCATGGAACGGCCGCCGGAAACGGAGGCATGGCTGGCGGTGCGGGACCGGCTCCGCCGCGCTTCCGCGAAGGAGCGGCCATGA
- a CDS encoding UDP-N-acetylmuramoyl-tripeptide--D-alanyl-D-alanine ligase, giving the protein MSLWSLFQVASQVGGEILGDGTVTPSFLSMDTRTIQPGACFVALRAERDGHAFCAQAVEGGAAALLVDHPLDSGCPQLVVPDTLAALQRWGQARLAAVRPRAVFGVTGSVGKTSTKELLAAALGGWKTPGNRNNTLGLPEALATLPEGLGAAVLEMGMSTPGEIRRLTEIAPLDFGLITLVGTAHIENFAKGRQGIAEAKGELVAGLAPGGAWAYLAADEWCRWIAGQPWARHAEALPVGEGQAYGWEGVESLGAAGEAFRLRTPAGELPVRIQLPGEHQVRNAALAAAIALRAGFDPERVAGGLGAVLPEPGRGRLVPLAGGGCILDESYNASFDSILACTMALLQLPGGEALAVLGSMRELGPEAPRIHRETGAALKAQGLSRLWAYGDFAAAYAEGFGSGARAFPDFEALRDEAGGLSAIPPGARILVKGSRFWRAERAVEFLLQSSPPSPQSSGS; this is encoded by the coding sequence ATGAGCCTCTGGTCCCTGTTCCAGGTGGCCTCCCAAGTGGGAGGGGAGATCCTCGGCGACGGCACGGTGACGCCCTCGTTCCTGTCCATGGATACCCGGACGATCCAGCCCGGTGCCTGCTTCGTCGCCTTGCGGGCGGAGCGGGATGGCCATGCGTTCTGTGCCCAGGCGGTCGAGGGGGGCGCTGCGGCCCTGCTGGTGGATCACCCTCTGGACAGCGGGTGTCCACAACTCGTGGTGCCCGATACCCTGGCGGCCCTCCAGCGCTGGGGCCAGGCGCGGCTGGCGGCCGTGCGACCCCGGGCCGTGTTTGGCGTGACCGGCAGCGTCGGCAAGACCAGCACCAAGGAACTGCTGGCCGCGGCCCTGGGCGGCTGGAAGACGCCGGGCAACCGCAACAACACCCTGGGTCTGCCCGAAGCCCTGGCCACCCTGCCGGAGGGGCTGGGCGCCGCGGTGCTGGAGATGGGCATGAGCACGCCCGGCGAGATCCGCCGCCTGACGGAGATCGCCCCGCTGGATTTCGGGCTCATCACCCTGGTCGGCACGGCCCACATCGAGAACTTCGCCAAGGGCCGGCAAGGCATCGCGGAGGCCAAGGGTGAGCTGGTGGCGGGCCTGGCACCGGGAGGCGCCTGGGCCTACCTGGCGGCGGACGAGTGGTGCCGCTGGATCGCCGGGCAGCCCTGGGCCCGCCATGCCGAGGCCCTCCCCGTGGGCGAGGGGCAGGCCTATGGCTGGGAAGGGGTCGAATCCCTGGGCGCCGCCGGCGAGGCCTTCCGCCTGCGGACGCCCGCGGGCGAACTCCCGGTGCGAATCCAGCTGCCGGGGGAGCATCAGGTCCGGAACGCCGCCCTTGCCGCCGCCATCGCCCTCCGGGCCGGATTTGATCCGGAACGCGTCGCGGGGGGCCTGGGAGCCGTCCTGCCCGAGCCCGGCCGGGGGCGCCTCGTCCCGCTGGCGGGGGGCGGCTGCATCCTGGACGAGAGCTACAACGCCAGCTTCGATTCCATCCTCGCCTGCACCATGGCCCTCCTGCAGCTGCCGGGCGGCGAGGCCCTGGCCGTGCTGGGCTCCATGCGAGAGCTGGGCCCCGAGGCGCCGCGCATCCACCGCGAGACCGGCGCGGCCCTGAAGGCCCAGGGCCTTTCCCGCCTCTGGGCCTATGGCGACTTCGCGGCGGCCTACGCCGAGGGCTTCGGGTCCGGGGCCCGGGCCTTCCCGGATTTCGAGGCTTTGCGCGACGAGGCCGGGGGACTCTCCGCAATCCCGCCGGGAGCCCGTATCCTGGTGAAGGGAAGCCGATTCTGGCGGGCCGAGCGCGCCGTGGAATTCCTTCTGCAGTCGTCTCCCCCCAGTCCCCAGTCCTCAGGCTCTTGA
- a CDS encoding FAD-binding oxidoreductase yields MHDSVRTASDLRALLGGDAVLTEAEDLVRYESGWRYGKGRALLAARPGTTGEVSKLMAYCQAHGIRVMPQGANTGLVGASNPDASGQMLVLSLERLNKRLEIDPVNRTAVVDGGLLLSALNGALSAHGLMFPIDLGADPTIGGMIATNTGGTRLLKYGDVRHNLQGVEVVLADGTVVDALNHLRKNNTGLDLKQLFVGTSGVYGVITGAVLQVVPVPRQQAVALVGCVSGEAVLALMQVLERELADVFTAYEVISANALIPVFTHHDDIRNPYGTGRPPAYTALVELSSTLPEEALNLPEVLEERLGAFLEGDAGEGVTDVFMGRPEDFWAIRHHISESLRSEGKVLAFDISVPRSRMAAFTEAAVALLAKDYPFVRACDFGHWGDGGTHLNLVWKEAESSRPAAVLVEELQARIYELAVRGFDGSYSAEHGVGPHNQRFYDTYTPEPVKGVNHALKQHLDPGNLLGTTRLA; encoded by the coding sequence ATGCACGATTCCGTCCGAACCGCTTCCGACCTGCGCGCCCTGCTGGGGGGCGACGCCGTCCTGACCGAGGCGGAGGATCTCGTCCGTTACGAGTCGGGTTGGCGGTACGGGAAGGGCAGGGCCCTGCTGGCGGCCCGCCCGGGGACCACGGGCGAGGTGTCGAAGCTCATGGCCTACTGCCAGGCGCACGGGATCCGGGTGATGCCCCAGGGGGCCAACACCGGGCTGGTGGGCGCTTCCAATCCCGACGCCAGCGGCCAGATGCTGGTGCTCAGCCTGGAGCGCCTGAACAAGCGCCTGGAGATCGATCCGGTCAACCGCACCGCCGTGGTGGATGGTGGGCTGCTGCTCAGCGCGCTGAATGGGGCCCTGTCCGCGCACGGCCTCATGTTCCCCATCGACCTCGGGGCGGATCCCACCATCGGCGGCATGATCGCCACCAACACCGGCGGCACCCGCCTCCTGAAGTACGGGGATGTGCGCCACAACCTGCAGGGCGTGGAAGTGGTGCTGGCGGATGGCACGGTGGTCGATGCGCTGAACCACCTGCGGAAGAACAACACGGGCCTGGACCTCAAGCAGCTCTTCGTGGGCACCAGCGGTGTCTACGGCGTGATCACCGGGGCGGTGCTGCAGGTGGTGCCCGTGCCCCGCCAGCAGGCGGTGGCCCTGGTGGGCTGCGTCTCGGGTGAGGCCGTGCTGGCCCTGATGCAGGTCCTGGAACGCGAGCTTGCGGATGTGTTCACGGCCTACGAAGTCATCAGTGCCAACGCGCTGATTCCAGTGTTTACGCACCACGACGACATCCGGAATCCCTACGGCACCGGCCGGCCCCCCGCCTACACAGCGCTGGTGGAGCTGTCGTCCACCCTGCCCGAGGAGGCCCTGAACCTGCCCGAGGTGCTGGAGGAGCGCCTGGGCGCGTTCCTGGAGGGCGATGCGGGCGAAGGGGTCACGGATGTGTTCATGGGCAGGCCCGAGGACTTCTGGGCCATCCGCCACCACATCAGCGAGAGCCTGCGCAGCGAAGGCAAAGTGCTGGCCTTCGACATCAGCGTGCCCCGCAGCCGCATGGCGGCTTTCACCGAGGCGGCGGTGGCCCTGCTGGCCAAGGATTATCCCTTCGTCCGGGCCTGCGACTTCGGCCACTGGGGCGATGGCGGCACGCACCTCAACCTGGTCTGGAAGGAAGCGGAGTCTTCGCGGCCGGCCGCGGTGCTCGTCGAGGAGCTGCAGGCCCGGATCTACGAACTGGCGGTGCGCGGCTTCGACGGCTCGTACAGCGCCGAACACGGCGTCGGGCCCCACAACCAGCGGTTCTATGACACCTATACGCCGGAGCCGGTGAAGGGCGTGAACCATGCGCTCAAGCAGCACCTCGATCCGGGGAACCTGCTGGGCACCACACGCCTGGCCTGA